The following are encoded together in the Poseidonibacter lekithochrous genome:
- a CDS encoding ABC transporter permease, which translates to MINNFSKLKISSVFLTLLISAPAIIIFLYLFIGSSENWEHLKETLLFEYVFNSLYIMIGVAVLTALIGFTTAYLTSLYTFSFSKFFHYGLILPFAIPTYIMAFIYGGMFDITGSVTTFILDTLGKTLDEVIFFDIMSIEGAIIIMSLVLYPYVYLICKTYLSFESASIIDAAKTFNLSSWQILKKVILPISRPAIVAGVTLAVMEAVADFGVMDYFGVSTFVTGIFRAWFGMGSVEDAAKLASILMTFVFLLIVLERLQRRNKVYKSSGKDFKPIDKVKLTGFKNVLAVITCFVPFFLGFLLPFIQLCFWFAISYEEIIDEDFMTLLYQTLTLALGSAALITALALLFVYNVRVNQDKSSSILTQVVKMGYSIPGAVVAVGILSFFAILDRYVIDLFSSTYIISGTVIAVVFGYCVRFLAIAINNFESGFTRIPTTYDDAAKTFNIGQNKTFVKIFLPLLKNSAFAAFIVIFIEVIKELPLTMILRPFNYDTLAVRALELTQQAQIIESSVPSMFIIVIGIISVTLLAKNMNKA; encoded by the coding sequence TTGATAAACAATTTTTCGAAATTAAAAATAAGTAGTGTTTTTTTAACACTACTTATATCTGCACCAGCAATAATAATATTTTTATATCTATTTATAGGATCTAGTGAAAACTGGGAACACTTAAAAGAAACTCTTCTTTTTGAATATGTATTTAATTCGCTATATATTATGATTGGTGTTGCAGTACTAACTGCCTTAATTGGTTTTACCACAGCATATCTTACATCTTTATATACCTTTTCTTTTTCTAAATTTTTTCATTATGGACTAATCCTACCCTTTGCTATTCCTACATATATTATGGCATTTATTTATGGTGGTATGTTCGATATTACAGGTTCAGTTACTACATTTATTCTAGATACTTTAGGGAAAACTTTAGATGAAGTTATCTTCTTTGATATTATGTCAATTGAAGGTGCTATTATAATTATGTCTTTAGTTTTATATCCATATGTATATTTAATTTGTAAAACATATCTTTCGTTTGAATCTGCATCAATTATTGATGCCGCTAAAACATTCAATTTATCTTCTTGGCAGATTTTAAAGAAAGTAATTTTACCAATATCTAGACCTGCTATTGTTGCAGGAGTTACACTTGCAGTTATGGAAGCAGTTGCTGATTTTGGAGTTATGGATTATTTTGGAGTAAGTACTTTTGTAACTGGGATTTTTAGGGCTTGGTTTGGAATGGGTTCTGTAGAAGACGCCGCAAAACTAGCTAGTATTTTAATGACTTTTGTATTTTTACTAATTGTTTTAGAAAGACTTCAAAGAAGAAATAAAGTATATAAAAGTTCTGGAAAAGATTTTAAACCAATAGATAAAGTTAAATTAACTGGTTTTAAAAATGTCTTAGCAGTAATTACATGTTTTGTTCCATTTTTCTTAGGTTTCTTATTACCATTCATTCAATTATGTTTTTGGTTTGCTATTTCTTATGAAGAAATAATTGATGAAGACTTTATGACTTTACTATATCAAACATTAACATTAGCCTTAGGTTCAGCAGCTTTAATTACAGCATTGGCTTTACTATTTGTATACAATGTAAGAGTTAATCAAGACAAAAGTTCATCAATACTAACACAAGTTGTAAAAATGGGATATTCAATTCCAGGAGCAGTAGTAGCTGTTGGTATATTATCATTCTTTGCTATTTTAGATAGATATGTAATTGATTTATTTTCATCAACATATATAATCTCAGGAACAGTTATTGCCGTTGTATTTGGTTATTGTGTAAGATTCTTAGCAATTGCTATTAATAACTTCGAATCAGGATTTACTAGAATTCCAACTACATATGATGATGCGGCTAAAACATTTAATATAGGTCAAAATAAAACATTTGTAAAAATATTCTTACCTTTACTAAAAAATTCAGCATTTGCTGCATTTATTGTTATATTTATTGAAGTAATTAAAGAACTTCCTTTAACTATGATATTAAGACCATTTAACTATGATACTTTAGCTGTAAGAGCATTAGAATTAACACAACAAGCACAAATTATAGAATCATCTGTACCATCAATGTTTATTATTGTAATTGGAATAATATCGGTGACACTATTAGCAAAAAATATGAATAAGGCATAA
- a CDS encoding ABC transporter ATP-binding protein: protein MVSVNNFSIKFDTTSILEDITFDVQSGEIVTLLGQSGCGKTTILRSIAGLQREHGGNICIGDTCVSSKEIYEKNREVGYIFQDYALFPHLNVEDNIAFALDKLSKKEKEKRVLQLLEQFDITDHRKKQIHQLSGGQQQRVAIARAMANNPKILLLDEPFANLDSQLRYKTKIWLKNLIKKYNLSAILVTHDKKEALTISDKIGIIHDKKLLQFDTTNEIYNNPANYYIANFLSEINVLSSEVTKSMNLEINEKQIAVISINKCLLTNEKNNFEVEIIDSSFCGEYYEIVAKLKNFPENPNFIIHQKEFDTLKEENNLYLEIKKSEIKIIFK, encoded by the coding sequence ATGGTAAGTGTAAATAACTTTTCAATTAAATTTGATACAACTTCAATATTAGAAGATATTACTTTCGATGTACAATCAGGAGAGATTGTTACTTTATTAGGTCAAAGTGGATGTGGTAAAACAACAATTTTAAGATCTATTGCAGGACTACAAAGAGAACATGGTGGGAATATCTGTATAGGTGATACATGTGTATCTTCTAAAGAAATATATGAAAAAAATAGAGAAGTTGGATATATTTTTCAAGATTATGCCCTATTTCCACATTTAAATGTAGAAGATAATATTGCTTTTGCTTTAGACAAATTATCTAAAAAAGAAAAAGAAAAAAGAGTTCTTCAACTATTAGAACAATTTGATATTACAGATCATAGAAAAAAACAAATTCATCAGCTTTCAGGTGGACAACAACAAAGAGTTGCAATTGCTAGAGCAATGGCAAATAATCCAAAAATATTATTACTAGATGAGCCTTTTGCAAATCTTGATTCACAACTAAGATATAAAACAAAAATTTGGTTAAAAAACCTAATCAAAAAATATAATCTTAGTGCTATTCTTGTAACTCATGATAAAAAAGAAGCCTTAACAATATCGGATAAAATTGGTATTATCCATGATAAAAAATTATTACAATTTGATACAACAAATGAGATTTATAATAATCCAGCAAACTATTATATTGCAAACTTCTTATCAGAGATAAATGTACTTTCAAGTGAAGTAACAAAAAGTATGAATTTAGAAATAAATGAAAAACAAATAGCAGTAATTTCTATTAATAAATGTTTACTTACAAATGAAAAAAATAATTTTGAAGTTGAGATAATAGATTCATCATTCTGTGGTGAATATTATGAAATTGTAGCAAAATTAAAAAACTTCCCAGAAAACCCAAATTTTATAATTCATCAAAAAGAATTTGATACATTAAAAGAAGAGAATAATCTTTATTTAGAAATTAAAAAGAGTGAAATAAAAATAATTTTTAAATAA
- a CDS encoding ABC transporter substrate-binding protein: MLFKNILTLFIILLLNASANSQDRINLQLDWLHQFQFAGYYIAKEKGYYSDNNLDVNIKEFNYNLNLLENVLENDNTYSVGKSSLIIDRLQGHKVVLLNAIYQNSPMVLLSLKKSNIKSINDFKSKKIMLTSDARSAASINSMIKSEGIKTNEIDFIPHSFKLDDLISGKTDLMGSYLSNEPYILKNKGIEYDIFNPKDYGFDFYGGILFTSQKELKNNPIRVKKFTEATLKGWAYAFENIEETAKLIYNKYNTQNKSLKSLIYEAKVLKKLSKYNEGILGQIDKKKILEMKRLYLVLGFKKNVDFEIEDFIYNKKDFFLNATERKFLKSKNFTLISNSKNMPYSYKINNQLDGIELDYWRLLENKLNKNFNIIEYPPSEKILSAIQTNDRMFRVNYNKNSVDLQKTSLSKPLTNISMAIATDNNTNLITDLSLIKNKKIALLEKTSIFYSLKKNYPDIEFIQVDTLNKAFSMLEDKKIFGVIHNIFSLSYNIIKKKNNHIKISGTLPYTMEIRLSTKKENQIAIDILNKIIDQFTQDEKDMIEHKYQLVLYQEINDYSWVYKYIAPLFIIIIVILIINTKMRKEIKKRKIAEKALIDYANKDSLTKVFNRRKIEKIMTSEIKKAKNSDSIFSIIFLDIDDFKAINDTQGHIKGDHVLVSISKLVSKHIRSTDYIGRWGGEEFIVILPNTNKDEAVKVAQFLKELIINKDLKIGKTLTSSFGVTEYKNNDTKADIIKRADKAMYFVKENGKNDIKVL, from the coding sequence ATGTTATTTAAAAATATTCTTACATTATTTATTATACTACTATTAAATGCTAGTGCAAATAGCCAAGATAGAATTAATCTACAATTAGATTGGTTACATCAATTCCAATTTGCAGGTTATTATATAGCAAAAGAAAAAGGTTATTATTCTGATAATAATCTAGATGTAAATATTAAAGAATTTAATTATAATCTTAATTTACTAGAAAATGTACTTGAAAATGACAATACTTATAGTGTTGGAAAGTCATCACTAATTATTGACCGTTTACAAGGTCATAAAGTTGTATTACTTAATGCAATTTATCAAAATTCTCCTATGGTTTTATTAAGTCTAAAAAAATCAAATATTAAATCTATAAATGATTTTAAATCAAAAAAAATAATGCTAACAAGCGATGCAAGATCAGCTGCCAGTATCAATTCAATGATTAAATCTGAAGGTATTAAAACAAATGAAATAGATTTTATTCCTCACTCTTTTAAATTAGATGATTTAATCTCAGGGAAAACGGATTTAATGGGTTCATATTTATCTAATGAACCATATATTCTAAAAAATAAGGGTATTGAATATGATATTTTTAATCCTAAAGATTATGGCTTTGATTTCTATGGAGGTATTTTATTCACATCCCAAAAAGAATTAAAAAATAACCCAATAAGAGTAAAAAAGTTTACGGAAGCCACATTAAAAGGTTGGGCTTACGCTTTTGAGAATATAGAAGAAACAGCAAAACTGATATATAACAAATACAATACTCAAAATAAATCTTTGAAGTCATTAATATATGAAGCTAAGGTACTTAAAAAATTATCCAAATATAATGAAGGAATCCTAGGACAAATTGACAAGAAAAAAATACTTGAGATGAAACGTTTATATTTAGTATTAGGATTTAAAAAGAATGTCGATTTTGAAATTGAAGATTTTATATATAATAAAAAAGATTTCTTTTTAAATGCAACTGAGAGAAAATTTCTTAAAAGTAAAAACTTCACTCTAATATCAAATAGCAAAAATATGCCATATTCATATAAAATCAATAATCAATTAGATGGAATTGAACTTGATTACTGGAGATTACTAGAAAATAAATTAAATAAGAATTTTAATATTATTGAGTATCCACCAAGTGAAAAGATCTTGAGTGCAATACAAACAAATGATAGGATGTTTAGAGTTAACTATAATAAGAATAGTGTAGATTTACAAAAAACTAGCCTTAGTAAACCTCTAACAAATATATCAATGGCTATTGCTACAGATAATAATACTAACCTTATTACAGACTTATCTTTAATAAAAAATAAAAAAATCGCATTACTTGAGAAAACATCTATTTTTTATTCTCTAAAAAAGAATTATCCTGATATTGAGTTTATACAAGTTGATACTTTAAACAAAGCATTTTCAATGCTTGAAGATAAGAAAATATTTGGAGTTATTCATAATATATTTAGTCTTTCATATAATATTATAAAGAAAAAAAACAATCATATTAAAATATCTGGTACTTTACCTTATACAATGGAAATAAGATTAAGTACAAAAAAAGAGAATCAAATTGCTATTGATATTCTAAATAAAATTATTGATCAATTCACTCAAGATGAAAAAGATATGATTGAACATAAATATCAATTAGTTTTATATCAAGAAATTAATGATTACTCATGGGTTTATAAATATATTGCTCCTTTATTTATTATCATAATTGTTATATTGATAATAAATACAAAAATGAGAAAAGAGATTAAGAAGCGTAAAATAGCAGAAAAAGCTCTTATTGATTATGCAAACAAAGATAGTTTAACAAAAGTATTTAATAGAAGAAAAATTGAAAAGATCATGACTAGTGAGATAAAAAAAGCAAAAAATAGTGATTCAATTTTTTCAATTATATTTCTTGATATTGATGACTTTAAAGCAATCAATGATACGCAAGGACATATCAAAGGAGATCATGTTTTAGTATCTATTAGTAAGCTTGTCTCAAAACACATAAGAAGTACTGATTATATTGGTAGATGGGGAGGAGAAGAGTTTATTGTGATACTTCCTAATACGAATAAAGATGAAGCTGTGAAAGTTGCACAGTTTTTAAAAGAGCTTATTATAAATAAAGATTTAAAAATAGGAAAAACATTAACTTCTAGTTTTGGAGTTACAGAATATAAAAATAATGATACTAAAGCAGATATTATAAAAAGAGCTGATAAAGCTATGTATTTTGTAAAAGAAAATGGAAAGAATGATATAAAAGTTTTATAA
- a CDS encoding menaquinone biosynthesis decarboxylase yields the protein MKEAIELLKKHDLLRVIDDELDIYLEIPHIAYIEVKKEDSKALLFTNVVDKKNDKKYDMPILMNVFCNEKAVKLFIGDGDKIGAEIESLLKMKPPTTFSEKLSTFGKLFALKNTIPKKNKGKGECQQVIKLGSDAKLSDLPVLTTWEQDGGPFITMGQVYTTSLNGEMKNLGMYRLQVYEDNTLGMHWQIHKDSNHFFHEYKKAGKKMPVSIGIGGDPMYIWCGQAPLPIGIFELMLYGFVKNKNAQLVKSITNDIWVPKDNDFIIEGFVDPSKLRIEGPFGDHTGYYTLEEEYPFMEVTAITSKAKPTYLATVVGKPPLEDKYMGHATERIFLPLLKTTAPDLIDYYMPENGVFHNLILAKIKTLYPGHAQQMMHAFWGVGQMSFVKHAIFVNEDAPDLTDHDAIVEHILNRLNIDDIMISKGVVDALDHSSPKFALGGKLGLDCTGEEIEELGITQIEDDELLFKMKSLTNEVVDLKQYYTNTKNPVTIITVNKTRSQKHLFEDLKPLYENMKVVIMIDAANQNDVNNPYMLVWRVVNNMDSNRDVYIESNTICIDSTNKNSFDNFKRRWPDDVDCTPEVLDSLQERGIIDISDEFKKEFQL from the coding sequence ATGAAAGAAGCAATTGAACTATTAAAAAAACATGATTTACTTAGAGTTATTGACGATGAATTAGATATTTATTTAGAGATACCTCATATTGCATATATTGAAGTAAAAAAAGAGGATTCAAAAGCCCTTTTATTTACAAATGTTGTTGATAAAAAGAATGACAAAAAATATGATATGCCAATTCTTATGAATGTATTCTGTAATGAAAAAGCAGTTAAATTATTCATAGGTGATGGAGATAAAATTGGTGCTGAGATTGAGTCTTTACTAAAGATGAAACCACCTACTACTTTTAGTGAAAAACTTTCTACTTTTGGAAAGTTATTTGCATTAAAAAATACAATTCCTAAAAAGAACAAAGGAAAAGGTGAGTGTCAGCAAGTAATAAAACTAGGCTCTGATGCAAAACTTTCTGATTTACCTGTTCTTACTACTTGGGAGCAAGATGGTGGACCATTTATTACTATGGGGCAAGTATATACTACTTCTTTAAATGGTGAGATGAAAAACTTAGGTATGTATAGACTTCAAGTATATGAAGACAATACTCTAGGAATGCACTGGCAAATCCACAAAGATTCAAATCACTTTTTCCATGAATACAAAAAAGCTGGTAAAAAAATGCCTGTATCTATTGGTATTGGTGGAGACCCTATGTATATTTGGTGTGGACAAGCTCCATTACCAATTGGGATTTTTGAATTAATGTTATATGGTTTTGTAAAGAATAAAAATGCTCAACTTGTAAAATCAATTACAAATGATATTTGGGTTCCAAAAGATAATGATTTTATTATTGAAGGATTTGTTGACCCATCTAAACTAAGAATTGAAGGACCATTTGGAGATCATACTGGATATTATACTCTTGAAGAAGAATATCCATTTATGGAAGTAACTGCTATTACTTCAAAAGCAAAACCAACATACCTTGCAACTGTAGTTGGTAAGCCACCATTAGAAGATAAGTATATGGGACATGCAACAGAGAGAATTTTCTTACCCTTACTTAAAACTACAGCACCTGATTTAATAGATTATTATATGCCAGAAAATGGTGTGTTCCATAATCTTATTTTAGCAAAAATCAAAACTTTATATCCAGGTCACGCACAACAAATGATGCATGCATTCTGGGGAGTAGGGCAAATGTCTTTTGTTAAACATGCAATCTTTGTAAATGAAGATGCTCCAGATTTAACAGACCATGATGCTATAGTAGAGCATATATTAAATAGACTTAACATAGATGATATTATGATTTCAAAAGGTGTAGTTGATGCACTTGATCACTCTTCTCCTAAGTTTGCATTAGGTGGAAAACTAGGACTTGATTGTACAGGTGAAGAGATTGAAGAATTAGGTATCACTCAGATTGAAGATGATGAGTTATTATTCAAAATGAAATCTTTAACTAATGAAGTTGTAGATTTAAAACAATATTATACTAATACAAAGAATCCAGTTACAATTATTACAGTAAATAAAACTAGAAGTCAAAAACATCTGTTTGAAGACTTAAAGCCATTATATGAAAATATGAAGGTAGTTATTATGATTGATGCTGCAAATCAAAATGATGTTAATAATCCATACATGTTAGTTTGGAGAGTTGTTAATAATATGGATTCAAATAGAGATGTTTATATTGAATCAAATACAATTTGTATTGATAGTACAAATAAAAATTCATTTGATAATTTCAAAAGAAGATGGCCAGATGATGTAGATTGTACACCTGAGGTTTTAGATTCTTTACAAGAAAGAGGAATTATTGATATAAGTGATGAATTCAAAAAAGAATTCCAACTATAA
- a CDS encoding MalY/PatB family protein, translating to MNYNFDEENNRKNTNCEKHDALEKYFGYEDLQALWVADMDFKTPAFINDKILEAAKNSTYGYSLQSDDLFNSIINWQKNQHNWNVKKDEIYMVNGVVPAYSACIEAFCPNENDEVIVQTPIYPPLFKCVQSNNRKLIINELKEVDGYYTMDLEDLKAKITKNTKVLALCSPHNPVGRVWNKKELEDLAHICKENNIVIVSDEIHSDITFKKFIPLASISKEIADITITLNSAGKTFNIAGLNTSYAISHNPELLETFKKVSQKRQINSINFFGYIATQAAYENGAEFVSQLKKYIQNNIELTKNYLKINNLPIEFYEPEATYLIWLCFKNTQLSHKVIKEKLLTESKLALNDGVSFGSNGYSYFRLNTALNKERLHEALRKLSKAF from the coding sequence ATGAATTACAATTTTGACGAAGAAAACAATAGAAAAAATACAAACTGTGAAAAACACGATGCTTTAGAAAAATATTTTGGTTATGAAGATTTGCAAGCTTTATGGGTTGCAGATATGGATTTTAAAACTCCTGCATTTATTAATGACAAAATTCTTGAGGCAGCGAAAAACTCAACTTATGGATATAGCTTGCAAAGTGATGATTTATTTAATTCAATAATAAATTGGCAAAAGAATCAACATAATTGGAATGTAAAAAAAGATGAAATCTATATGGTAAATGGTGTAGTTCCCGCTTATTCCGCTTGTATTGAAGCTTTTTGTCCAAATGAGAATGATGAAGTAATCGTTCAAACTCCAATTTATCCTCCACTATTTAAATGTGTACAATCAAATAATAGAAAATTAATCATAAATGAATTAAAAGAAGTAGATGGTTATTATACTATGGATTTAGAAGACTTAAAAGCTAAGATTACAAAAAATACTAAAGTCCTAGCTTTATGCTCACCTCATAATCCAGTAGGAAGAGTTTGGAATAAAAAAGAATTAGAAGATTTAGCACACATATGTAAAGAGAATAATATTGTAATAGTCTCTGATGAAATACACTCTGATATTACATTTAAAAAGTTCATTCCACTTGCATCAATTTCTAAAGAAATTGCAGATATTACTATTACACTAAATTCTGCAGGAAAGACATTTAACATTGCTGGACTAAATACATCTTATGCAATTTCACACAATCCTGAATTACTTGAAACATTTAAGAAAGTTTCACAAAAAAGACAAATAAATTCTATAAATTTCTTTGGTTATATTGCAACACAAGCTGCGTACGAAAATGGTGCAGAATTCGTTTCACAACTGAAAAAATACATCCAAAATAATATAGAATTAACAAAAAATTATTTAAAAATAAATAACTTACCTATCGAATTTTACGAGCCTGAAGCTACATATTTAATTTGGTTGTGTTTCAAAAATACACAGCTGTCTCACAAAGTAATAAAAGAGAAGTTATTGACTGAATCTAAACTAGCATTAAACGATGGTGTTTCTTTTGGTAGCAATGGTTATTCTTACTTTAGATTGAACACAGCACTTAACAAAGAGCGATTACATGAGGCTTTGAGAAAATTATCAAAGGCATTTTAA
- a CDS encoding NADH-quinone oxidoreductase subunit A: MSTELILASVIFVAIGLILVGVFTLTRFIGPKNEHAEMKNTVYESGVSNPVGNTNIRFSIKFYLVAILFVLFDVEIIFMFPWAVNIKELGYLGLFEMFMFMGLLFSGLIYIYKKKALSWD; encoded by the coding sequence ATGTCAACAGAATTAATTCTTGCATCTGTTATTTTTGTCGCAATCGGACTTATCTTAGTTGGAGTATTCACTTTAACTAGATTTATTGGTCCTAAAAATGAACATGCGGAAATGAAAAATACAGTATATGAAAGTGGTGTATCTAACCCAGTTGGTAATACAAATATTAGATTTTCAATTAAATTTTATTTAGTTGCAATTTTATTTGTTCTGTTTGATGTGGAAATCATATTTATGTTTCCGTGGGCTGTAAATATTAAAGAACTAGGATATCTTGGACTATTTGAAATGTTCATGTTTATGGGACTTTTATTTTCAGGCTTAATTTATATATATAAGAAAAAGGCACTATCATGGGATTAG
- a CDS encoding NADH-quinone oxidoreductase subunit B has translation MGLGAESKLGDSIVTTKLDHAVNWGRSYSLWPMVFGTACCGIEFMSVAGAKYDLSRFGAEVVRFSPRQADLLIVAGTISYKQAPILKKIYEQMCEPKWVISMGACACSGGFYDNYTTLQGIDEIIPVDEYVAGCPPRPEAVLDAIMRIQEKANDESIIKDRVKDYKGFLDA, from the coding sequence ATGGGATTAGGCGCAGAATCAAAACTTGGTGATTCAATAGTTACTACAAAACTTGATCACGCAGTTAACTGGGGTAGATCTTATTCGTTATGGCCAATGGTATTTGGTACTGCTTGTTGTGGTATTGAATTCATGTCAGTTGCCGGTGCTAAATACGATTTATCTAGATTTGGAGCAGAAGTTGTAAGATTTTCTCCTAGACAAGCTGATTTACTTATTGTTGCTGGAACTATTTCTTATAAGCAAGCACCAATTCTAAAAAAAATATATGAGCAAATGTGTGAACCTAAATGGGTTATCTCTATGGGTGCATGTGCTTGTTCAGGTGGATTTTACGATAACTACACAACATTACAAGGAATTGATGAAATCATTCCCGTAGATGAATATGTAGCAGGTTGTCCTCCAAGGCCTGAAGCTGTACTTGATGCAATTATGAGAATTCAAGAAAAAGCTAATGATGAATCAATTATCAAAGATAGAGTTAAAGACTACAAAGGATTCTTAGATGCTTAA
- a CDS encoding NADH-quinone oxidoreductase subunit D, which translates to MLKCDMLIDSSEIKSTISKLKNEDNYSILLDVTVVDYSKYPDVTPSRFAVIYILRDGSFKNQTSVKAYIDDATLEVDTISDLYKAADWGEREAYDQYGIKFKGHKNLKRLLNHHQFFGYPLRKDYPITKGQICTETEDLMDEMLPLLDSKGYSQEEINDLMLLNVGPSHPASHGTIRNFVAMEGETITACVTEIGYLHRGFEKSCENHTYSQVIPYTDRLNYCSAILNNIGYSKAVEEMLNIDITQRAKFIRIIIGELSRIIDHLVCNAANMVDLGGLTNFWYLFAPRDKAYDLLSKLTGARLTNTYTRIGGLEFDLYDGFDEDMAEVLKDVEIAIDDALSLVARNKIFHDRTQDVGVIKSDFALNAGISGPNLRSTGIPHDLRKDKPYYGYENFDFDIVVGSHGDVYDRVMCRFEEMRQSVKIIRQAMKELPDGAINVDAPGILLPSKKDVYGNIEGLMNQFKLTFEGIKVPKGEYYSSTEAGNGELGFFITSDGTGTPYKVKCRPPCFYSLGAYANIVEGGMLADAVVTMASMNFIAGEFDR; encoded by the coding sequence ATGCTTAAATGTGATATGTTAATTGATTCAAGTGAAATCAAATCTACGATTTCAAAACTAAAAAATGAAGACAACTATTCAATCTTACTTGATGTTACAGTTGTTGATTACTCTAAATATCCAGATGTAACTCCTTCTAGATTCGCTGTAATATATATTCTAAGAGATGGAAGTTTTAAAAATCAAACTTCAGTTAAAGCATATATTGATGATGCAACATTAGAAGTTGATACTATTTCTGATTTATATAAAGCTGCTGATTGGGGTGAAAGAGAAGCTTATGACCAATATGGTATAAAATTCAAAGGTCACAAAAATCTAAAAAGACTTTTAAACCATCACCAATTTTTTGGTTATCCTTTAAGAAAAGATTATCCAATTACAAAAGGTCAAATCTGTACTGAAACAGAAGATTTAATGGATGAGATGTTGCCTCTTTTAGATTCAAAAGGTTACTCTCAAGAAGAAATCAATGATTTAATGTTATTAAATGTTGGTCCTTCACACCCTGCTTCTCATGGTACTATTAGAAACTTCGTAGCTATGGAAGGTGAAACAATCACTGCTTGTGTTACTGAAATTGGTTACTTACATAGAGGTTTTGAAAAATCTTGTGAGAATCATACTTATTCACAAGTAATTCCCTATACAGATAGATTAAACTACTGTTCTGCTATTTTAAATAACATTGGTTATTCAAAAGCTGTTGAAGAGATGTTAAATATCGATATTACACAAAGAGCTAAATTTATTAGAATTATTATTGGTGAGTTATCAAGAATTATTGATCACTTAGTATGTAATGCTGCAAATATGGTAGATTTAGGTGGACTTACAAACTTCTGGTATTTATTTGCTCCAAGAGATAAAGCATATGATTTATTATCAAAATTAACAGGTGCTAGACTTACAAATACATATACGAGAATCGGTGGATTAGAATTCGATTTATATGATGGTTTTGATGAAGATATGGCAGAAGTACTAAAAGATGTTGAAATTGCTATTGATGATGCATTAAGTCTAGTTGCTAGAAATAAAATTTTCCATGATAGAACACAAGATGTAGGTGTTATTAAGTCTGATTTTGCTCTTAATGCAGGAATTTCTGGACCAAACTTAAGATCAACTGGTATTCCACATGACCTTAGAAAGGACAAACCATATTACGGATATGAAAACTTCGATTTTGATATCGTTGTTGGATCACATGGTGATGTATATGACAGAGTAATGTGTAGATTTGAAGAAATGAGACAATCTGTAAAAATCATTAGACAAGCTATGAAAGAATTACCAGATGGAGCAATTAATGTTGATGCACCTGGTATTTTACTTCCATCTAAAAAAGATGTTTATGGAAATATTGAAGGTTTAATGAATCAATTTAAACTTACTTTTGAAGGTATAAAAGTACCAAAAGGTGAATATTATTCATCTACAGAAGCTGGAAATGGAGAATTAGGATTCTTTATTACTAGTGATGGAACAGGTACACCATACAAAGTAAAATGTAGACCACCTTGTTTTTATTCACTTGGTGCATATGCCAATATTGTAGAAGGTGGAATGCTTGCTGATGCCGTTGTTACAATGGCAAGTATGAACTTTATTGCTGGGGAGTTTGATAGATAA